From Pristiophorus japonicus isolate sPriJap1 chromosome 7, sPriJap1.hap1, whole genome shotgun sequence, one genomic window encodes:
- the lbr gene encoding delta(14)-sterol reductase LBR isoform X1, whose amino-acid sequence MKRMPAKNFSDGEMVMGRWPGSHLYYEVQVTGYNKSTQLYAVKYKDGTELNLKESDVKPLNYFRTKKTPSRSSSRQRSRSRSHSPARTQTPKRSTSRGRETKKRVQKEEVQKEELPAVKPVHWENITNSKTTYVSDNKEEKEENNTKNIYRVVEHKTRREIVTDQLGLPYNLRARKEEGKHIELERKDACLRVKKQSLQTPEREFGGRVGAFFMIFLLPVTLILLLLMCAEDNASILSFPPPIPALQTLWSSTALGIFVLWFLFQALLYLLPIGKVVEGVPLANGKTLKYRINAFYAFLLCAAALGAALYNEVNLSYIYDNLLQLAIAAMVFSLLLSIYLYVRSWRVPADELAPGGNSGSFVYDFFIGRELNPRIKNFDLKYFCELRPGLMGWVVINLGLLFAEMSVQGRDIPSLAMILVNSFQLLYVLDALWNEAAILTTMDIVHDGFGYMLTFGDLVWVPFAYSLQAFYLVNHPNELSWPVALAIIALNTVGYIVFRGANSQKNAFRRNPHDPKLAHLKTIPTATGKSLLVSGWWGFVRHPNYLGDLIMALAWSLPCGFTHILPYFYVIYFTCLLIHREARDEHQCRKKYGVAWNQYCQQVRYRIFPYIY is encoded by the exons AGAATGCCAGCCAAAAATTTCTCAGATGGTGAAATGGTAATGGGCCGTTGGCCAGGCAGCCACCTGTACTATGAGGTACAAGTGACGGGTTACAACAAGAGCACCCAGCTGTATGCAGTCAAGTACAAGGATGGCACTGAACTGAACCTGAAAGAAAGTGATGTCAAG CCCTTAAATTATTTTAGAACAAAGAAAACCCCATCAAGATCATCTTCTCGACAGCGGAGTCGATCTCGATCCCATTCCCCTGCTAGGACACAGACCCCCAAGCGTTCAACCTCCCGTGGCAGGGAAACTAAGAAACGTGTGCAGAAGGAAGAAGTGCAAAAGGAAGAGTTGCCTGCAGTGAAACCTGTCCATTGG GAGAACATCACTAACAGCAAAACTACCTATGTGTCGGACAacaaagaggagaaggaggagaacaaCACCAAGAATATCTACAGAGTCGTTGAG CACAAGACACGCAGAGAAATTGTAACAGACCAGTTGGGTCTCCCTTACAATCTACGAGCCAGGAAGGAAGAAGGAAAACATATAGAACTGGAAAGAAAAGATGCCTGTCTGCGCGTTAAAAAACAATCGTTGCAGACTCCAGAGCGAGAGTTCGGAGGGCGAGTTG GTGCCTTCTTCATGATATTCTTGTTGCCTGTGACTCTCATTCTCTTGCTGTTGATGTGTGCAGAAGATAATGCCAGCATTCTGAGTTTTCCACCCCCGATTCCAGCTCTTCAGACATTGTGGAGTAGTACTGCTCTGGGAATCTTTGTCCTGTGGTTCCTCTTTCAGGCTCTGCTCTACCTGCTGCCCATTGGAAAG GTTGTTGAAGGAGTACCACTTGCAAATGGAAAGACACTTAAATATAGGATCAACG CGTTCTATGCATTTCTGCTGTGTGCTGCTGCACTAGGAGCTGCCCTGTACAATGAGGTGAACTTGAGCTACATCTACGATAACCTGCTGCAGCTCGCAATCGCTGCAATGGTGTTCTCCCTCCTGCTGAGTATTTACCTGTATGTGCGCTCCTGGCGTGTTCCTGCAGATGAACTGGCTCCGGGAGGGAACTCTG GTAGTTTTGTTTATGACTTCTTTATTGGGCGTGAACTGAATCCACGTATCAAAAACTTTGATCTGAAGTACTTCTGTGAGCTTCGTCCAGGCCTGATGGGCTGG GTTGTCATTAACTTGGGATTGCTGTTTGCTGAGATGAGCGTGCAGGGCCGTGACATTCCCTCATTGGCGATGATACTGGTGAACAGTTTCCAGCTTCTCTATGTGCTGGATGCCCTGTGGAACGAG GCAGCGATTCTGACCACCATGGATATTGTGCATGATGGGTTCGGATACATGCTGACATTTGGAGATCTGGTCTGGGTACCGTTTGCATACAGTCTCCAGGCTTTCTACCTGGTGAACCACCCGAATGAACTGAGCTGGCCCGTAGCCCTGGCAATCATTGCTCTCAACA CTGTCGGTTACATCGTATTCCGGGGGGCCAACTCCCAGAAGAATGCCTTCAGAAGGAACCCTCATGACCCCAAACTGGCAC ATCTAAAAACCATCCCCACTGCAACAGGGAAGAGTCTGCTTGTTTCTGGATGGTGGGGATTTGTCCGTCACCCTAACTACCTGGGTGACCTCATCATGGCTTTGGCTTGGTCTCTGCCCTGTG
- the lbr gene encoding delta(14)-sterol reductase LBR isoform X3 yields MKRMPAKNFSDGEMVMGRWPGSHLYYEVQVTGYNKSTQLYAVKYKDGTELNLKESDVKPLNYFRTKKTPSRSSSRQRSRSRSHSPARTQTPKRSTSRGRETKKRVQKEEVQKEELPAVKPVHWHKTRREIVTDQLGLPYNLRARKEEGKHIELERKDACLRVKKQSLQTPEREFGGRVGAFFMIFLLPVTLILLLLMCAEDNASILSFPPPIPALQTLWSSTALGIFVLWFLFQALLYLLPIGKVVEGVPLANGKTLKYRINAFYAFLLCAAALGAALYNEVNLSYIYDNLLQLAIAAMVFSLLLSIYLYVRSWRVPADELAPGGNSGSFVYDFFIGRELNPRIKNFDLKYFCELRPGLMGWVVINLGLLFAEMSVQGRDIPSLAMILVNSFQLLYVLDALWNEAAILTTMDIVHDGFGYMLTFGDLVWVPFAYSLQAFYLVNHPNELSWPVALAIIALNTVGYIVFRGANSQKNAFRRNPHDPKLAHLKTIPTATGKSLLVSGWWGFVRHPNYLGDLIMALAWSLPCGFTHILPYFYVIYFTCLLIHREARDEHQCRKKYGVAWNQYCQQVRYRIFPYIY; encoded by the exons AGAATGCCAGCCAAAAATTTCTCAGATGGTGAAATGGTAATGGGCCGTTGGCCAGGCAGCCACCTGTACTATGAGGTACAAGTGACGGGTTACAACAAGAGCACCCAGCTGTATGCAGTCAAGTACAAGGATGGCACTGAACTGAACCTGAAAGAAAGTGATGTCAAG CCCTTAAATTATTTTAGAACAAAGAAAACCCCATCAAGATCATCTTCTCGACAGCGGAGTCGATCTCGATCCCATTCCCCTGCTAGGACACAGACCCCCAAGCGTTCAACCTCCCGTGGCAGGGAAACTAAGAAACGTGTGCAGAAGGAAGAAGTGCAAAAGGAAGAGTTGCCTGCAGTGAAACCTGTCCATTGG CACAAGACACGCAGAGAAATTGTAACAGACCAGTTGGGTCTCCCTTACAATCTACGAGCCAGGAAGGAAGAAGGAAAACATATAGAACTGGAAAGAAAAGATGCCTGTCTGCGCGTTAAAAAACAATCGTTGCAGACTCCAGAGCGAGAGTTCGGAGGGCGAGTTG GTGCCTTCTTCATGATATTCTTGTTGCCTGTGACTCTCATTCTCTTGCTGTTGATGTGTGCAGAAGATAATGCCAGCATTCTGAGTTTTCCACCCCCGATTCCAGCTCTTCAGACATTGTGGAGTAGTACTGCTCTGGGAATCTTTGTCCTGTGGTTCCTCTTTCAGGCTCTGCTCTACCTGCTGCCCATTGGAAAG GTTGTTGAAGGAGTACCACTTGCAAATGGAAAGACACTTAAATATAGGATCAACG CGTTCTATGCATTTCTGCTGTGTGCTGCTGCACTAGGAGCTGCCCTGTACAATGAGGTGAACTTGAGCTACATCTACGATAACCTGCTGCAGCTCGCAATCGCTGCAATGGTGTTCTCCCTCCTGCTGAGTATTTACCTGTATGTGCGCTCCTGGCGTGTTCCTGCAGATGAACTGGCTCCGGGAGGGAACTCTG GTAGTTTTGTTTATGACTTCTTTATTGGGCGTGAACTGAATCCACGTATCAAAAACTTTGATCTGAAGTACTTCTGTGAGCTTCGTCCAGGCCTGATGGGCTGG GTTGTCATTAACTTGGGATTGCTGTTTGCTGAGATGAGCGTGCAGGGCCGTGACATTCCCTCATTGGCGATGATACTGGTGAACAGTTTCCAGCTTCTCTATGTGCTGGATGCCCTGTGGAACGAG GCAGCGATTCTGACCACCATGGATATTGTGCATGATGGGTTCGGATACATGCTGACATTTGGAGATCTGGTCTGGGTACCGTTTGCATACAGTCTCCAGGCTTTCTACCTGGTGAACCACCCGAATGAACTGAGCTGGCCCGTAGCCCTGGCAATCATTGCTCTCAACA CTGTCGGTTACATCGTATTCCGGGGGGCCAACTCCCAGAAGAATGCCTTCAGAAGGAACCCTCATGACCCCAAACTGGCAC ATCTAAAAACCATCCCCACTGCAACAGGGAAGAGTCTGCTTGTTTCTGGATGGTGGGGATTTGTCCGTCACCCTAACTACCTGGGTGACCTCATCATGGCTTTGGCTTGGTCTCTGCCCTGTG
- the lbr gene encoding delta(14)-sterol reductase LBR isoform X2 produces the protein MPAKNFSDGEMVMGRWPGSHLYYEVQVTGYNKSTQLYAVKYKDGTELNLKESDVKPLNYFRTKKTPSRSSSRQRSRSRSHSPARTQTPKRSTSRGRETKKRVQKEEVQKEELPAVKPVHWENITNSKTTYVSDNKEEKEENNTKNIYRVVEHKTRREIVTDQLGLPYNLRARKEEGKHIELERKDACLRVKKQSLQTPEREFGGRVGAFFMIFLLPVTLILLLLMCAEDNASILSFPPPIPALQTLWSSTALGIFVLWFLFQALLYLLPIGKVVEGVPLANGKTLKYRINAFYAFLLCAAALGAALYNEVNLSYIYDNLLQLAIAAMVFSLLLSIYLYVRSWRVPADELAPGGNSGSFVYDFFIGRELNPRIKNFDLKYFCELRPGLMGWVVINLGLLFAEMSVQGRDIPSLAMILVNSFQLLYVLDALWNEAAILTTMDIVHDGFGYMLTFGDLVWVPFAYSLQAFYLVNHPNELSWPVALAIIALNTVGYIVFRGANSQKNAFRRNPHDPKLAHLKTIPTATGKSLLVSGWWGFVRHPNYLGDLIMALAWSLPCGFTHILPYFYVIYFTCLLIHREARDEHQCRKKYGVAWNQYCQQVRYRIFPYIY, from the exons ATGCCAGCCAAAAATTTCTCAGATGGTGAAATGGTAATGGGCCGTTGGCCAGGCAGCCACCTGTACTATGAGGTACAAGTGACGGGTTACAACAAGAGCACCCAGCTGTATGCAGTCAAGTACAAGGATGGCACTGAACTGAACCTGAAAGAAAGTGATGTCAAG CCCTTAAATTATTTTAGAACAAAGAAAACCCCATCAAGATCATCTTCTCGACAGCGGAGTCGATCTCGATCCCATTCCCCTGCTAGGACACAGACCCCCAAGCGTTCAACCTCCCGTGGCAGGGAAACTAAGAAACGTGTGCAGAAGGAAGAAGTGCAAAAGGAAGAGTTGCCTGCAGTGAAACCTGTCCATTGG GAGAACATCACTAACAGCAAAACTACCTATGTGTCGGACAacaaagaggagaaggaggagaacaaCACCAAGAATATCTACAGAGTCGTTGAG CACAAGACACGCAGAGAAATTGTAACAGACCAGTTGGGTCTCCCTTACAATCTACGAGCCAGGAAGGAAGAAGGAAAACATATAGAACTGGAAAGAAAAGATGCCTGTCTGCGCGTTAAAAAACAATCGTTGCAGACTCCAGAGCGAGAGTTCGGAGGGCGAGTTG GTGCCTTCTTCATGATATTCTTGTTGCCTGTGACTCTCATTCTCTTGCTGTTGATGTGTGCAGAAGATAATGCCAGCATTCTGAGTTTTCCACCCCCGATTCCAGCTCTTCAGACATTGTGGAGTAGTACTGCTCTGGGAATCTTTGTCCTGTGGTTCCTCTTTCAGGCTCTGCTCTACCTGCTGCCCATTGGAAAG GTTGTTGAAGGAGTACCACTTGCAAATGGAAAGACACTTAAATATAGGATCAACG CGTTCTATGCATTTCTGCTGTGTGCTGCTGCACTAGGAGCTGCCCTGTACAATGAGGTGAACTTGAGCTACATCTACGATAACCTGCTGCAGCTCGCAATCGCTGCAATGGTGTTCTCCCTCCTGCTGAGTATTTACCTGTATGTGCGCTCCTGGCGTGTTCCTGCAGATGAACTGGCTCCGGGAGGGAACTCTG GTAGTTTTGTTTATGACTTCTTTATTGGGCGTGAACTGAATCCACGTATCAAAAACTTTGATCTGAAGTACTTCTGTGAGCTTCGTCCAGGCCTGATGGGCTGG GTTGTCATTAACTTGGGATTGCTGTTTGCTGAGATGAGCGTGCAGGGCCGTGACATTCCCTCATTGGCGATGATACTGGTGAACAGTTTCCAGCTTCTCTATGTGCTGGATGCCCTGTGGAACGAG GCAGCGATTCTGACCACCATGGATATTGTGCATGATGGGTTCGGATACATGCTGACATTTGGAGATCTGGTCTGGGTACCGTTTGCATACAGTCTCCAGGCTTTCTACCTGGTGAACCACCCGAATGAACTGAGCTGGCCCGTAGCCCTGGCAATCATTGCTCTCAACA CTGTCGGTTACATCGTATTCCGGGGGGCCAACTCCCAGAAGAATGCCTTCAGAAGGAACCCTCATGACCCCAAACTGGCAC ATCTAAAAACCATCCCCACTGCAACAGGGAAGAGTCTGCTTGTTTCTGGATGGTGGGGATTTGTCCGTCACCCTAACTACCTGGGTGACCTCATCATGGCTTTGGCTTGGTCTCTGCCCTGTG